In one Umezawaea sp. Da 62-37 genomic region, the following are encoded:
- a CDS encoding lytic murein transglycosylase, whose translation MKRPDLGRVRPTYLAAGAALASAGFVAGLLVGLPSAQSVPVAATAQEKSAAATVPTSTPTVPPWEVSQPSALPLPEPLAGIAPGSAAPVADELAASGIPAVALRAYQQAADRLAQLAPGCGLHWSLVAAIGRVETDHGRFGGSQLRTDGTTTIPIRGPQLNGGAFAVITDTDRGELDGDTAYDRAVGPMQFIPSTWRSVAADGNGDGRSDPDNIFDAATGTGVLLCSGGANLSDVSGMRAAALRYNHSDEYADLVLSLAGSYRGSVITIPDDAGAAAAPTAGAAAGTTGTAGTSASSGEPASSAAAPAADGSAAASTTVTTVAPDVPIGTTTVQAPPAVTSTTTTAVGAPSTAPVTVAPTSPPPAVVESTEPAPTTTSDPGLLGVVIGLL comes from the coding sequence ATGAAGAGACCCGACCTCGGCCGCGTCCGGCCGACCTACCTGGCCGCGGGGGCCGCGCTGGCGAGCGCGGGGTTCGTCGCGGGCCTGCTGGTCGGACTCCCGTCGGCGCAGTCCGTGCCCGTCGCGGCGACCGCGCAGGAGAAGTCCGCCGCCGCCACCGTGCCGACGAGCACGCCGACCGTGCCGCCGTGGGAGGTCTCCCAGCCCAGCGCCCTGCCGCTGCCGGAACCCCTGGCGGGCATCGCGCCCGGCTCGGCGGCCCCGGTCGCGGACGAGCTGGCCGCCTCGGGGATACCGGCGGTCGCGCTGCGCGCCTACCAGCAGGCGGCCGACCGGTTGGCGCAGCTGGCGCCGGGCTGCGGGCTGCACTGGTCGCTGGTGGCCGCGATCGGCCGCGTGGAGACCGACCACGGCAGGTTCGGTGGCTCCCAGCTGCGGACGGACGGCACGACCACGATCCCCATCCGCGGCCCCCAGCTCAACGGCGGGGCGTTCGCCGTGATCACGGACACCGACCGCGGCGAACTGGACGGCGACACCGCCTACGACCGCGCGGTGGGGCCGATGCAGTTCATCCCGAGCACGTGGCGCTCGGTGGCCGCGGACGGCAACGGCGACGGCCGGTCCGATCCGGACAACATCTTCGACGCGGCGACCGGTACGGGCGTGCTGCTGTGCAGCGGTGGCGCGAACCTGTCCGACGTCTCCGGGATGCGCGCGGCCGCGCTGCGCTACAACCACTCCGACGAGTACGCGGACCTCGTCCTGTCGCTCGCCGGGTCCTACCGGGGCAGCGTGATCACCATCCCGGACGACGCCGGGGCGGCCGCGGCGCCCACCGCGGGAGCGGCGGCGGGCACGACCGGCACGGCGGGCACGTCCGCGTCCTCAGGCGAACCGGCGTCGAGCGCGGCGGCACCCGCGGCGGACGGGTCCGCGGCCGCCTCCACGACGGTCACCACCGTGGCCCCCGACGTGCCGATCGGCACCACCACCGTCCAGGCTCCCCCGGCGGTCACCAGCACGACCACGACCGCCGTCGGGGCCCCCTCCACGGCGCCGGTCACGGTGGCGCCCACCAGCCCGCCACCCGCGGTGGTGGAGTCCACCGAACCCGCCCCGACCACCACGAGCGATCCCGGCCTGCTCGGGGTCGTCATCGGCCTGCTGTGA
- a CDS encoding putative adhesin yields MPEAFVLGHGGHYGSSTFVPEGTTVHFYSDVDTALLVTASLAGLSGGGALARETVAHDPSGAGEVANYVLTAHRDQDMALYLATRPPEPSAVLCFVGHGPSPAPDVHMLDPVADGLPLCTSPVDCLASWPRHTCRGLFTALPRSVDVVHLLCCRTPYAGPHDDVTVALGGEETRPHDRQHRVGRKFAARDERLVPATTAKARSTTPLDLESLPQATRAQLISAHPDLLDTWQHIQGHDPVNFPHIAAARAFHPGEDPPESLVDGWLDEDWRNAFWAFCHADGTAPVVAARLLAFDAVTRCLDGSTANDVLSSAVVERLRTAGVGAEYSDSLEEALGDLHRLLVLRDNDDDGTWTVVRSLTAGTRDAFGVPDGDEDARRWLDAFRSDPDRHVDELLGVVHAVLRMVGELLLTDLTPLYDEFRWIARADSGDDESYSDSR; encoded by the coding sequence ATGCCGGAAGCGTTCGTCCTCGGGCACGGCGGCCACTACGGGTCGTCGACCTTCGTCCCCGAGGGCACGACCGTCCACTTCTACTCCGATGTGGACACCGCGCTGCTGGTGACGGCGAGCCTGGCGGGCCTGTCCGGCGGCGGGGCGCTCGCACGGGAGACCGTCGCGCACGACCCGTCAGGGGCAGGCGAGGTCGCCAACTACGTGCTCACCGCGCACCGGGACCAGGACATGGCCCTGTACCTGGCGACCAGGCCGCCGGAACCGTCGGCGGTGCTGTGCTTCGTGGGCCACGGCCCCTCCCCCGCACCGGACGTGCACATGCTCGACCCGGTCGCGGACGGCCTCCCCCTGTGCACCAGCCCGGTCGACTGCCTGGCCAGCTGGCCCCGGCACACCTGCCGAGGGCTGTTCACCGCGTTGCCCCGGTCCGTCGACGTGGTCCACCTGCTGTGCTGCCGGACCCCGTACGCGGGGCCGCACGACGACGTCACGGTCGCGCTGGGCGGCGAGGAGACCCGTCCGCATGACCGGCAGCACCGCGTCGGCCGGAAGTTCGCGGCGCGCGACGAGCGCCTGGTCCCCGCCACCACGGCGAAGGCGCGGAGCACCACCCCGCTCGACCTGGAGTCGCTGCCGCAGGCCACCCGCGCGCAGCTGATCAGCGCGCACCCGGACCTGCTCGACACCTGGCAGCACATCCAGGGGCACGACCCGGTCAACTTCCCCCACATAGCGGCGGCCAGGGCGTTCCACCCCGGCGAGGACCCGCCGGAATCCCTCGTCGACGGGTGGTTGGACGAGGACTGGCGCAACGCGTTCTGGGCGTTCTGCCACGCGGACGGGACCGCCCCGGTGGTCGCGGCCAGGCTCCTCGCCTTCGACGCCGTGACGCGGTGCCTCGACGGGTCCACCGCGAACGATGTCCTGTCCTCCGCCGTCGTGGAACGGCTTCGGACGGCGGGAGTGGGGGCGGAGTACTCCGATTCATTGGAGGAGGCGCTGGGCGACCTGCACCGGCTGCTGGTGCTGCGCGACAACGACGACGACGGCACGTGGACGGTCGTGCGGTCCCTGACCGCGGGGACCCGCGACGCGTTCGGCGTGCCGGACGGGGACGAGGACGCGCGCCGGTGGCTCGACGCGTTCCGGTCGGACCCCGACCGGCACGTGGACGAGCTGCTCGGCGTGGTCCACGCCGTCCTGCGGATGGTGGGCGAACTCCTGCTCACCGACCTCACACCGCTCTACGACGAGTTCCGCTGGATCGCACGCGCGGATAGCGGCGACGACGAGTCCTATTCAGACAGTCGGTGA
- a CDS encoding isochorismate synthase yields the protein MTIATRTTTSADQLVTAYRDGAFFLSTPRGAMLVPDFDGDLASAPAAVSALADAGRSAVLVGALPFDPATPARLGVSRAVSRTQPWRGAVARPGGGPRWTGRVDHAEVYRSAVRQAIARLAGPLDKVVLARVLDLATDQPVECGAVLRALAAGDPRSHVFATGTGNGTLLGASPELLVSRVDGRVLANPLAGSARRDPDPSRDAENRAALSASAKDRREHAFVVEAVADGLAPLCSALDVPREPELLATRTMWHLSTRVTGVARDGVSALDLALALHPTPAVCGSPTHLARRVIGELEPFDRGYYTGLVGWTDAEGDGEWVVAIRCAEVADRSVRLFAGAGIVHGSTPEGEVAETDAKFRTVLHALGIDDLAT from the coding sequence ATGACGATCGCCACCCGGACCACGACCTCCGCCGACCAGCTCGTGACCGCGTACCGCGACGGGGCCTTCTTCCTCTCGACACCGCGAGGCGCGATGCTGGTGCCCGACTTCGACGGCGACCTCGCCTCGGCGCCCGCCGCCGTCTCGGCGCTGGCGGACGCGGGTCGGTCCGCCGTGCTGGTCGGAGCGCTGCCCTTCGACCCGGCCACGCCCGCGCGGCTCGGGGTGTCACGGGCCGTGAGCCGGACGCAACCCTGGCGCGGCGCCGTCGCGCGTCCCGGCGGCGGCCCGCGCTGGACCGGGAGGGTCGACCACGCGGAGGTGTACCGGTCCGCCGTGCGGCAGGCGATAGCGCGGCTGGCCGGACCGCTGGACAAGGTGGTGCTGGCGCGCGTGCTCGACCTGGCGACCGACCAGCCGGTCGAGTGCGGGGCGGTGCTCCGGGCGCTCGCGGCGGGCGATCCCCGGAGCCACGTCTTCGCGACCGGAACCGGGAACGGCACGCTCCTCGGCGCCAGTCCGGAGCTGCTCGTGTCGCGTGTGGACGGTCGAGTGCTGGCGAACCCGCTCGCCGGATCCGCCCGGCGCGATCCGGACCCCTCGCGGGACGCGGAGAACAGGGCGGCGCTGTCGGCCTCCGCGAAGGACCGCCGAGAGCACGCTTTCGTCGTGGAGGCCGTCGCGGACGGGCTGGCGCCCCTGTGCTCCGCGCTCGACGTGCCGCGGGAGCCGGAACTGCTCGCCACCCGCACGATGTGGCACCTGTCGACCAGGGTGACCGGCGTGGCGCGGGACGGTGTGTCAGCGCTGGACCTGGCGCTCGCGCTCCACCCCACCCCGGCCGTGTGCGGTTCGCCGACGCACTTGGCGCGCCGGGTGATCGGGGAGTTGGAGCCGTTCGACCGCGGTTACTACACGGGGCTCGTCGGCTGGACCGACGCCGAGGGCGACGGGGAATGGGTGGTCGCCATCCGGTGCGCCGAGGTCGCCGACCGGTCGGTCCGGCTGTTCGCAGGCGCGGGCATCGTGCACGGCTCCACTCCGGAGGGCGAGGTCGCCGAGACGGACGCGAAGTTCCGCACGGTGCTGCACGCGCTCGGCATCGACGACCTCGCGACGTGA
- the queC gene encoding 7-cyano-7-deazaguanine synthase QueC encodes MTGGADRVAVVLSGGMDSTTAVAEYASRGHYLVCVTVDYGQRHVREVRAAHEVAAHYGAEHVVVDLSGLGRELTGSALTDREVDVPEGHYAEPSMRATVVPNRNAVLANVAVSIAMSRGASVLALGMHAGDHFIYPDCRPEFVEALANAVRVGNEGFAPPAVEAPFLRWTKARIAARGAELGAPLGLTWSCYRGGEVHCGVCGTCYERREAFRDANVPDPTRYRDSTTEFVAP; translated from the coding sequence GTGACGGGCGGGGCGGACCGCGTGGCCGTGGTGCTGTCCGGTGGGATGGACTCCACGACGGCGGTGGCGGAGTACGCGTCGAGGGGGCACTACCTGGTGTGCGTCACGGTCGACTACGGACAGCGGCACGTGCGGGAGGTCCGGGCGGCCCACGAGGTCGCGGCGCACTACGGGGCCGAGCACGTGGTCGTCGACCTGAGCGGCCTCGGTCGCGAGCTGACCGGGTCCGCGCTCACCGATCGCGAGGTCGACGTGCCGGAGGGGCACTACGCCGAGCCGAGCATGCGCGCGACGGTGGTGCCCAACCGCAATGCGGTGCTGGCGAACGTCGCGGTGTCGATCGCGATGTCCCGCGGTGCTTCCGTGCTGGCGCTGGGGATGCACGCGGGCGACCACTTCATCTACCCGGACTGCCGCCCGGAGTTCGTGGAGGCGCTGGCGAACGCGGTGCGGGTCGGCAACGAGGGGTTCGCCCCGCCCGCCGTCGAGGCGCCGTTCCTGCGCTGGACGAAGGCGCGGATCGCCGCGAGGGGCGCGGAACTCGGCGCGCCGCTGGGGTTGACGTGGTCGTGCTACCGGGGCGGCGAGGTGCACTGCGGCGTGTGCGGAACGTGCTACGAGCGCCGCGAGGCCTTCCGCGACGCGAACGTGCCGGACCCGACGCGCTACCGCGACTCGACGACGGAGTTCGTGGCGCCGTGA
- a CDS encoding 6-carboxytetrahydropterin synthase → MNHHAITVRHNFETAHRLPHLGGKCTSLHGHSWWAEVRVEGPALTGDGTVVEFGAFKRGLRQWLDAHLDHGAMLGVEDPLCEALRAQGSKVCVFGAATPDGVDLGDLAWPTVENVAIAVARVATTVLCRLDAGEGSTVASVRIDETHVNSAEWTA, encoded by the coding sequence GTGAACCACCACGCGATCACCGTGCGGCACAACTTCGAGACCGCGCACCGCCTGCCGCACCTGGGCGGCAAGTGCACCAGCCTGCACGGGCACTCGTGGTGGGCCGAGGTCCGGGTGGAGGGGCCCGCGTTGACCGGCGACGGCACGGTGGTCGAGTTCGGCGCGTTCAAGCGCGGGCTGCGGCAGTGGCTCGACGCGCACCTGGACCACGGCGCGATGCTCGGTGTCGAGGACCCGCTGTGCGAGGCGCTGCGCGCGCAGGGCAGCAAGGTGTGCGTCTTCGGAGCCGCGACCCCGGACGGCGTCGACCTCGGCGACCTGGCCTGGCCCACCGTCGAGAACGTGGCCATCGCGGTCGCCCGCGTCGCGACAACAGTCCTTTGTAGACTCGATGCGGGTGAAGGCTCGACGGTGGCCTCCGTGCGGATCGACGAGACGCACGTGAACTCCGCGGAGTGGACCGCATGA
- a CDS encoding 7-carboxy-7-deazaguanine synthase QueE — MTTTTPILHVAELFGPTVQGEGRSLGRRASFVRLGGCNLHCSWCDTKFTWDASSYALREEIRPVPVDDVLDRIARHRTGLLVVTGGEPLLHQRTPGWEALLAGASDLGLDVEVETNGTRSPSPRTIAGTTAFNVSPKLGHAGDPVRLRIDVPALRDLLRTGKAIFKFVVRDTGDLDEVAGIAALAGIPDDLVWVMAEGTAPAELLARQAAIADRVVERGFNLTTRLHALLWPQERNR; from the coding sequence ATGACCACGACCACGCCGATCCTGCACGTGGCCGAGCTGTTCGGCCCGACCGTGCAGGGGGAAGGGCGGTCGCTGGGCCGCCGCGCCTCCTTCGTCCGGTTGGGCGGGTGCAACCTGCACTGCTCCTGGTGCGACACGAAGTTCACCTGGGACGCGTCGAGCTACGCGCTGCGCGAGGAGATCCGCCCGGTGCCCGTCGACGACGTCCTCGACCGGATCGCGCGCCATCGCACCGGCCTGCTGGTCGTCACCGGCGGTGAACCCCTGCTGCACCAGCGGACACCGGGGTGGGAGGCACTGCTGGCGGGCGCGTCCGACCTCGGCCTCGACGTCGAGGTGGAGACCAACGGCACCCGGTCGCCCTCCCCGCGCACGATCGCGGGAACGACCGCGTTCAACGTCTCGCCGAAGCTGGGCCACGCGGGCGACCCCGTGCGCCTGCGGATCGACGTCCCCGCGCTGCGCGACCTGCTGCGCACCGGCAAGGCGATCTTCAAGTTCGTCGTCCGCGACACCGGCGACCTCGACGAGGTGGCCGGGATCGCCGCGCTGGCGGGCATTCCGGACGACCTGGTGTGGGTGATGGCCGAGGGCACCGCGCCCGCGGAACTGCTGGCCCGGCAGGCGGCCATCGCGGACCGGGTGGTCGAGCGCGGCTTCAACCTCACGACGCGCCTGCACGCGCTGCTGTGGCCACAGGAGAGGAACAGGTGA
- the folE gene encoding GTP cyclohydrolase I — MTKASELDFGVDISAATEHARAMLVSLGVLCDPDTPARYVKALSEITAGRHLFPDRHLAKTFPAESSNHGLVLVPGIRFVSICEHHLLPFTGTAAVAYLPSPGARIVGLSKLARLVQEYAARPQVQERLGEQVVHAIGSSLDTRGAACLIRSVHTCMTLRGARAEGADMVTTHFTGRFAADTATRSEFLGLVGGTTGRS, encoded by the coding sequence ATGACCAAGGCATCGGAGCTCGACTTCGGGGTGGACATCTCCGCGGCGACGGAGCACGCCAGGGCCATGCTCGTGTCGCTCGGCGTCCTGTGCGACCCGGACACGCCCGCCCGGTACGTCAAGGCGCTCTCGGAGATCACGGCGGGACGCCACCTGTTCCCCGACCGGCACCTGGCCAAGACCTTCCCCGCCGAGTCGTCGAACCACGGTCTGGTGCTGGTTCCGGGCATCCGCTTCGTGTCCATCTGCGAGCACCACCTGTTGCCGTTCACCGGCACGGCCGCGGTCGCGTACCTCCCCTCGCCGGGCGCGCGGATCGTGGGGCTGTCCAAGCTCGCCAGGCTGGTGCAGGAGTACGCCGCCCGCCCGCAGGTCCAGGAACGGCTCGGCGAGCAGGTCGTGCACGCCATCGGGTCGAGCCTCGACACCCGCGGGGCCGCGTGCCTGATCCGGTCCGTGCACACGTGCATGACGCTGCGCGGCGCGCGGGCCGAAGGCGCGGACATGGTCACCACGCACTTCACCGGCCGGTTCGCCGCCGACACCGCCACCCGCTCGGAATTCCTCGGCCTGGTGGGCGGCACGACGGGGCGCTCCTGA
- a CDS encoding DMT family transporter, whose translation MAAVLLALLSAVCLGGGDTLAAVGARRSGVLLTALLSSTVAALLCGVLWVLDGPDLTRATWQALLLTAAAGIAMGVGTVALFAGLTAGPVSLVSAVSAAYPLVGTVIGVLWYGAALSTGDVLAVLVVCLGILLFVSTGERGTGPVGRGLALAAVTACAWGVGYPLLAEAVRLLDWRFVTFAEFLVMTVLFAPAGVRSSSRGAPVLPLVGAGVAQAVGVCALNIALEPGAGDADSITAVAVSACYPVVTALLAVLVLRDRLTPPQFGGIAVLIAGIVLTVVS comes from the coding sequence ATGGCGGCCGTGCTGCTCGCACTGCTGTCCGCGGTCTGCCTCGGCGGCGGCGACACGCTCGCCGCCGTCGGCGCGCGCCGATCGGGCGTCCTGCTGACCGCACTGCTGTCCAGCACGGTCGCCGCCCTGCTGTGCGGGGTCCTGTGGGTGCTCGACGGCCCGGACCTCACCCGCGCCACCTGGCAGGCGCTGCTGCTGACCGCCGCGGCCGGGATCGCGATGGGCGTGGGCACGGTGGCGCTGTTCGCCGGACTGACCGCCGGGCCGGTGAGCCTGGTCAGCGCGGTCAGCGCCGCGTACCCGTTGGTCGGCACGGTGATCGGCGTCCTCTGGTACGGCGCGGCGCTGTCCACCGGTGACGTGCTGGCCGTGCTCGTGGTGTGCCTGGGGATCCTGCTGTTCGTCTCGACGGGCGAACGCGGCACGGGCCCGGTCGGCAGGGGCTTGGCGCTCGCCGCGGTGACCGCCTGCGCGTGGGGCGTGGGCTATCCGCTCCTCGCCGAGGCGGTGCGCCTGCTGGACTGGAGGTTCGTGACGTTCGCCGAGTTCCTGGTCATGACGGTGCTGTTCGCCCCGGCCGGCGTGAGATCGTCCTCGCGCGGTGCGCCGGTGCTGCCGCTGGTCGGCGCCGGGGTGGCGCAGGCGGTGGGCGTGTGCGCCCTGAACATCGCCCTCGAACCGGGTGCGGGCGACGCGGATTCGATCACGGCCGTCGCGGTGTCCGCCTGCTACCCCGTGGTCACCGCGCTGCTGGCCGTGCTCGTGCTGCGCGACCGCCTGACACCACCGCAGTTCGGCGGCATCGCCGTGCTGATCGCGGGCATCGTGCTGACCGTCGTCTCGTGA
- a CDS encoding pyridoxamine 5'-phosphate oxidase family protein produces MADPDDRLAFHPGELEAQRVAGTSVQAERVRPIISDAIPRGAFDFLTRQQMLVLGARDRDGRTWASALVGPEGFLSAADPRTLRADATVVPTDPLADVLRDGADVGTLAIDLVMRKRLRINGRWRPTPRGGEVEVHQAFGNCPKYIQARVMTEEPTGFHPVARRGDRLDALQSVLVSSADTFFIATAADVGADVSHRGGNPGFVKVVSPTELSWPDYVGNAMMMTSGNLGVNPLAGLLFPDWESGATLQLTGTAEVRRSVGPEGGPANGQETVFRVTEAVWTENAFPAAWTAPAYSRFN; encoded by the coding sequence GTGGCCGACCCCGACGACCGGCTCGCCTTCCACCCCGGCGAGCTCGAAGCGCAACGGGTGGCCGGAACCTCCGTGCAGGCGGAGCGGGTTCGGCCCATCATCTCGGACGCCATCCCCCGAGGGGCGTTCGACTTCCTCACGCGCCAGCAGATGCTGGTGCTCGGCGCCAGGGACCGCGATGGGCGGACCTGGGCCAGCGCCCTGGTGGGGCCGGAGGGTTTCCTCTCGGCGGCCGACCCGCGCACGTTGCGGGCGGACGCCACCGTGGTGCCCACCGACCCGCTGGCGGACGTCCTGCGGGACGGGGCGGACGTGGGCACGCTGGCCATCGACCTGGTGATGCGCAAGAGGTTGCGGATCAACGGGCGGTGGCGGCCGACACCCCGCGGTGGTGAGGTGGAGGTGCACCAGGCGTTCGGCAACTGCCCCAAGTACATCCAGGCCCGCGTCATGACGGAGGAACCCACCGGCTTCCACCCCGTCGCGCGTCGCGGCGACCGGCTCGACGCGCTCCAGTCGGTCCTCGTGTCCAGCGCCGACACGTTCTTCATCGCCACGGCGGCGGACGTCGGCGCGGACGTGTCGCACCGCGGCGGCAACCCCGGATTCGTCAAGGTCGTCTCGCCCACCGAGCTGTCCTGGCCGGACTACGTGGGCAACGCGATGATGATGACCTCAGGCAACCTCGGGGTGAACCCGTTGGCGGGACTGCTGTTCCCGGATTGGGAGTCGGGGGCGACCTTGCAGCTGACTGGTACGGCGGAGGTGCGCAGGTCCGTCGGACCGGAGGGCGGACCCGCCAACGGCCAGGAGACCGTCTTCCGCGTCACCGAGGCGGTCTGGACCGAGAACGCCTTCCCCGCCGCCTGGACCGCGCCCGCGTACTCGCGCTTCAACTGA
- a CDS encoding DsrE family protein: MSSKTAVVVLSDPSTGTEEALGRVFNALATAWESAQGGEAVVLFQGAGTRWPAVLADPAHPAHELYTAVKGQVATVASGGCATVFGATEGVEAEDIKQVSQNQAPGTPGVASIVELVRSGYHVLTF, translated from the coding sequence ATGAGCAGCAAGACCGCCGTAGTGGTGCTGTCCGACCCGTCGACCGGAACCGAGGAGGCGCTGGGTCGTGTCTTCAACGCGCTCGCCACCGCGTGGGAGTCCGCGCAGGGCGGCGAGGCCGTGGTGCTCTTCCAGGGCGCGGGCACCCGCTGGCCCGCCGTGCTCGCGGACCCGGCACACCCGGCGCACGAGCTGTACACCGCGGTGAAGGGGCAGGTCGCCACAGTGGCGTCCGGCGGCTGCGCGACCGTCTTCGGCGCGACCGAGGGCGTCGAGGCCGAGGACATCAAGCAGGTCAGCCAGAACCAGGCGCCCGGCACCCCCGGTGTCGCGAGCATCGTGGAACTGGTGCGGTCCGGCTACCACGTCCTGACCTTCTGA
- a CDS encoding TetR/AcrR family transcriptional regulator has translation MARPPSIDEAELLDALIAVFRDKGFDGTAIGDLSSASGLQRASLYHRYPDGKEGMAEAVLAEVGRRFRWILQPMGEDEDLARGIAETAGRLGDFYGAGALSCVLDTMTLAGTPEKVRDQARALAKTWIDVMAEASRRAGREPDEALRAAKNAFLRIEGALVLGRVLGDTSAFAESVALMPSILVPEPEKG, from the coding sequence ATGGCGCGACCACCCTCCATCGACGAAGCCGAACTGCTCGACGCGCTCATCGCGGTGTTCCGGGACAAGGGGTTCGACGGCACCGCGATCGGCGACCTGTCGTCGGCCTCGGGGTTGCAGCGGGCGAGCCTCTACCACCGGTACCCCGACGGCAAGGAGGGCATGGCGGAAGCGGTGCTGGCCGAGGTCGGGCGGCGCTTCCGGTGGATCCTGCAACCGATGGGGGAGGACGAGGACCTCGCGCGGGGGATCGCCGAGACCGCCGGCAGGCTCGGGGACTTCTACGGCGCTGGCGCGTTGTCGTGCGTGCTGGACACGATGACGCTGGCCGGGACGCCGGAGAAGGTCCGGGATCAGGCGCGGGCGCTCGCGAAGACCTGGATCGACGTGATGGCCGAGGCGTCGCGCCGTGCGGGGCGTGAACCGGACGAGGCGTTGCGCGCGGCGAAGAACGCGTTCCTGCGCATCGAGGGGGCGCTGGTGCTGGGCCGGGTGTTGGGCGACACCAGCGCTTTCGCCGAGAGCGTGGCGCTCATGCCGAGCATCCTGGTGCCGGAGCCGGAGAAGGGCTGA
- a CDS encoding siderophore-interacting protein — MIAPDTPKQISPTRDPVVAATTGGPVPTLPERLADLAGSAFLHAAEVTVAEPCAPGFIRVELRSDAFRDAAWTPGTKVQIRTRRGTLKLRTYTPTRWDADTTELIAYTHGDGPATDWFRGAAAGATCDVLGPRKSIDLRGLDRAVFIGDESSIALAIALSGVTSRVDHVFEASDPDAVTAMLASRGLAESSVVVPKTADPQQLLTRARAAAPTEPFDLVVTGDAKTVHQVRRDSRDWPNRPGQTKGKAYWAEGRAGLD; from the coding sequence ATGATCGCCCCCGACACCCCGAAGCAGATCAGCCCGACCCGCGACCCCGTCGTGGCGGCCACAACAGGAGGACCCGTGCCCACTCTTCCCGAGCGTCTGGCCGACCTCGCGGGCAGCGCTTTCCTGCACGCGGCCGAGGTGACCGTCGCCGAACCGTGCGCACCCGGCTTCATCCGCGTCGAACTGCGGTCCGACGCCTTCCGCGACGCGGCCTGGACGCCCGGCACGAAGGTCCAGATCCGCACGCGGCGCGGAACCCTGAAACTGCGCACCTACACCCCGACCCGTTGGGACGCCGACACGACGGAACTCATCGCCTACACCCACGGCGACGGACCCGCCACCGACTGGTTCCGCGGCGCGGCGGCCGGGGCCACGTGCGACGTCCTCGGCCCCCGCAAGTCGATCGACCTCCGGGGCCTCGACCGCGCCGTGTTCATCGGCGACGAGTCGAGCATCGCCCTGGCCATCGCGCTCAGCGGGGTCACCTCCCGCGTCGACCACGTCTTCGAAGCCTCCGACCCGGACGCCGTCACCGCGATGCTCGCCTCACGCGGCCTCGCCGAGTCCAGCGTCGTGGTGCCGAAAACCGCCGACCCCCAGCAGTTGTTGACCCGCGCCCGCGCGGCGGCGCCGACCGAGCCGTTCGACCTCGTCGTGACCGGCGACGCCAAGACCGTGCACCAGGTCCGCCGCGACTCGCGGGACTGGCCGAACCGTCCGGGGCAGACCAAGGGCAAGGCCTACTGGGCCGAAGGGCGCGCGGGGCTCGACTGA